From the Periophthalmus magnuspinnatus isolate fPerMag1 chromosome 1, fPerMag1.2.pri, whole genome shotgun sequence genome, one window contains:
- the LOC117375229 gene encoding ladderlectin-like, with product MKSCLLVCLLCGALPICAADAVPVDAATHQEVSTPDDVLLKQGYFEPSIQEVIKTAVDGAPYLQRQHLAPNAQDAANPNSNCPRGWHLYQENCFLFMNLSYTWNNADAMCQSIGASLASVHDMWEYNFLKQLTWRAGFLTAWIGGYRFQGFWKWDDGTPFDYNNWYQSSSYECVFLNSPESSGWSSATCSNLHPFICSIKLNAC from the exons ATGAAAAGTTGTCTGCTTGTCTGTCTTCTGTGTGGAGCCCTGCCCATTTGTGCAGCTGACG CTGTTCCTGTGGACGCTGCTACTCATCAAGAAGTCTCTACCCCAG atgATGTGTTGTTAAAACAAGGATACTTTGAACCATCTATTCAAG aagtaataaaaacagctgttgaTGGTGCACCATATTTACAGAGACAGCATCTTGCTCCTAATGCACAAG ATGCAGCTAATCCAAATTCAAACTGTCCTCGGGGATGGCATCTGTATCAGGAAAACTGCTTCCTGTTTATGAACCTGAGCTACACCTGGAACAACGCTGAT GCAATGTGTCAGAGTATTGGAGCGAGCCTGGCCTCAGTTCATGACATGTGGGAGTACAACTTCCTGAAGCAGCTCACCTGGAGAGCTGGATTCTTAACCGCCTGGATCGGAGGATACCGCTTCCAG GGCTTCTGGAAATGGGATGATGGAACACCCTTTGACTACAACAACTGGTACCAATCCTCCAGCTACGAGTGTGTCTTTCTCAACAGTCCGG AATCCAGCGGCTGGTCAAGTGCTACCTGCAGCAATCTACACCCATTCATCTGCTCCATTAAACTCAATGCTTGCTAA
- the LOC117373120 gene encoding mitoferrin-2-like translates to MSLDSFWMEADGFVARRAPVEAPGVDGREIRWLGGRILDATGGFHGALPFTTPRMDPDFAPAGVHRATPMESSLDVDTEIDYEGLPQGAATSTHMLAGAVAGIMEHCLMYPIDCVKTRMQSLHPEPGARYRNVMDALRQIVRTEGVWRPIRGVNVLAVGAGPAHALYFACYEKIKFRLSDAIHPGANSHFANGVAGCMATVIHDAIMNPAEVVKQRMQMFNSPYRGVLHCISSLLRCEGPAAFYRSYTTQLTMNIPFQALHFMTYESLQETLNPHRQYNPTSHVVSGALAGALAAAATTPLDVCKTLLNTQEAQTVMIQAEGAGAVGGRHISGLGEAFRTVYRTGGAAAFFKGVQARVIYQMPSTAISWSVYEFFKNVITKRQHERLFK, encoded by the exons ATGTCCCTGGACTCATTTTGGATGGAAGCGGACGGTTTTGTGGCCCGGCGAGCGCCCGTCGAAGCTCCGGGAGTCGACGGTCGAGAGATCCGATGGCTGGGCGGCAGAATTCTGGACGCTACTGGAGGGTTTCACGGAGCTTTGCCTTTCACGACACCCAGAATGGACCCGGACTTTGCCCCGGCGGGAGTGCATCGAGCTACGCCGATGGAAAGCTCGTTAGATGTGGATACTGAAATAGACTATGAAGGCTTGCCCCAGGGAGCAGCCACCAGCACCCACATGCTGGCAGGAGCCGTGGCTGGTATCATGGAGCACTGCCTGATGTACCCCATCGACTGTGTCAAG ACTCGAATGCAGAGCCTCCACCCTGAGCCTGGTGCACGATATCGTAACGTGATGGATGCGCTGCGGCAGATCGTTCGGACGGAGGGCGTGTGGCGGCCTATTCGTGGCGTTAATGTTTTGGCTGTAGGGGCGGGGCCTGCACATGCGCTCTACTTCGCCTGCTACGAGAAAATCAAGTTCAGGCTCAGTGATGCCATCCACCCTGGAGCTAATAGCCACTTTGCTAATG GAGTAGCAGGATGCATGGCCACAGTGATCCACGACGCCATCATGAACCCGGCTGAAG TGGTAAAACAGCGCATGCAGATGTTTAACTCTCCGTACCGTGGGGTCCTTCACTGCATCTCGTCTCTGCTGCGGTGTGAGGGCCCGGCCGCATTTTACCGAAGTTACACCACCCAACTCACCATGAACATCCCCTTTCAGGCTCTCCACTTCATGACCTACGAATCCCTCCAGGAAACTCTCAACCCTCACAGACAATACAACCCCACCTCTCATGTTGTGTCCGGGGCGCTTGCTGGAGCATTAGCCGCGGCTGCTACGACACCTTTAGATGTCTGCAAAACCCTTTTAAACACCCAGGAAGCCCAAACGGTGATGATCCAAGCGGAGGGGGCAGGTGCGGTAGGCGGGAGACACATTTCAGGATTGGGAGAAGCATTTCGGACTGTCTACAGAACCGGAGGAGCAGCAGCGTTCTTTAAAGGAGTCCAAGCAAGAGTGATCTACCAGATGCCCTCAACGGCGATTAGTTGGTCTGTGTACGAGTTTTTCAAAAATGTCATCACCAAAAGGCAACATGAGAGGCTATTCAAGtga
- the LOC117374315 gene encoding homeobox protein Nkx-2.5-like, with translation MSKPLLDASFLWDMEDVGLQSASTPFSVKDILKLEQQQQQQQQQRCYPCAHPPPTLCAPPILTGGPHDMDAPEDNLAYLSALTRGHEGEQEQRDLFTASAAAAGRKEEARGDMDEHDPEGLVLMREDTSESTRAEGERRAQKPRSRRRPRVLFSQAQVLELERRFKQQRYLSAPEREALAATLRLTSNQVKIWFQNRRYKCKRQRQDRTLEHAPPPPRRVAVPVLVRDGKPCIGGAQSYSGPGYAPGYSYGGYGAYSYSAPACTSNYSCTYSGLHTLPSNNGSFTSANLGSTQAQTQGPMSACQGIRAW, from the exons ATGAGCAAACCACTGTTAGACGCGAGTTTCCTTTGGGACATGGAGGACGTAGGGCTGCAGAGCGCGTCCACGCCATTCTCTGTAAAAGACATCCTTAAATTagagcaacaacagcagcaacagcagcagcaaagaTGTTACCCCTGCGCGCACCCGCCACCGACCCTCTGCGCGCCCCCGATACTCACAGGAGGGCCCCACGACATGGACGCGCCCGAGGACAACCTGGCCTACCTCAGCGCGCTCACGAGGGGTCACGAGGGCGAGCAGGAGCAGCGGGATCTATTCacagcatcagcagcagcagcgggaaggaaggaggaggcaCGCGGCGACATGGACGAGCACGACCCCG AGGGTCTTGTGCTGATGAGAGAGGATACCTCGGAGTCTACGCGCGCTGAAGGAGAGCGGCGCGCACAGAAACCCCGGAGTCGTAGGAGGCCCCGGGTGCTATTTTCTCAAGCGCAGGTGCTGGAACTCGAGAGGCGCTTCAAGCAGCAGCGGTACCTGTCCGCCCCGGAGCGAGAGGCCCTCGCGGCAACACTGCGGCTCACGTCCAACCAGGTCAAAATTTGGTTTCAGAACCGGCGCTATAAGTGCAAGAGGCAGCGCCAGGACCGTACCCTCGAGCACGCGCCCCCGCCGCCTCGTCGAGTGGCAGTGCCAGTGCTCGTGCGCGACGGGAAACCGTGCATCGGAGGCGCACAAAGTTATTCGGGCCCCGGGTATGCGCCCGGATACAGCTACGGCGGCTACGGCGCGTACTCGTATAGCGCGCCCGCGTGCACGAGCAATTACAGTTGTACGTACAGTGGACTGCACACCCTCCCATCAAACAACGGCTCTTTCACGAGCGCCAACCTGGGGTCCACGCAGGCGCAAACGCAGGGTCCCATGAGCGCCTGCCAGGGCATTCGTGCGTGGTAA